Below is a window of Neodiprion virginianus isolate iyNeoVirg1 chromosome 4, iyNeoVirg1.1, whole genome shotgun sequence DNA.
ttacaCTAAATGGGACGGATAACGGGTAAACCTCCGAGGCGCGATTTAATATACAAACTCACAGGTAACGTCCGATCATTAACCGTATTTTCatcaacaaattcaaatctcCTCCCGTATGCAATAGGACTAAGAAAATTTGGGGCTGTATGCGTATGACTTAAATTCTCGTGCGGGAAAACCGTTCGGTAAATGCATTCGTATGTACGAATGACTGTTGAAAAATAACCGTGTGACGAGACGGTGTATCACTTACCTGATCGTACGTGATCAGCTCGTCAAATAATTTCTTCGTGTCCGGTGGGGGGCAGAGGATGATCAACTGTCGTTTTCGGTGCGTACTGCAGAGATTGTCGCcaattcgaattgaaacgAAGCTGGTAGCAGACTGGGCGAAGTGCGGACGTCAACGGGTCTACTGAATCGCGCCGAGCCTTCGGGCCTAAGTAGATCCCGTCCGGTACCGGAGATCCTCCACAGGTATACCAGGGCAAAGTGATCGACGCGCACCTTCCTATACACATGTGAGTAATCGTAAGCGCGGGCCCCGACTTCTTTGGTCCCCACCAAAACTCGAACCATCTGCAGCTGTGTCCCTTGGATGCATCGTCTCTGGTCGTGCACCGTGGGTGCGATCTGCCTGTAATAAGAATGCCTCATAGATCGGATGGTCTCGTTCATCGTTCGAAGAAAAATGACCAATATTCGACGGTCAGCAATTAaaagactaaaaaaaaaaaaaaacaacaaagagTTTATTCGACGGAACGGTTCTTTGGAGAATTatggaaatttaaatttttacaactagCCTAGCATGCGACAGCTTAgctgaatgaaaaaagtagtTTGAATTAGAATACGGTCGTTTTCAGAACGTCGTGACGAGGAAGTATGAGTTACGACACCTTAGAAGCACTATGTATGACAAATGAGGGCAGGTCCGTGATGGATTTAATTCACCGTGAAAATTCGGGCGTGATCTCGGCGGCACACGACGATGCAATTGAGATTAATATGTGGCATTAATATTCATAGGATTTCGACCTCGACTAACCCGGACCAACGTAAGGAATGAATTACGATTTAAAGCGAGAGGTGACTTTTCAAGCTCAATTTCTCTGCTTGGTAATATTAATCTTTCGCGTGGATGGATCTTAGTCGGAATCTTAACTCTCTCTGATTTgttacaatttcaaataattaccAATAAGatcatttacaaataattacgTTCTTGATTAATAATTAAGTTCTGGACTAGATTAGTGTCATTAGCGAGACAGATTCGAGCCTTCCTGAATAcagttttcaataatttgattctcaatttaatattttcgGTATCAATAGACCTGAAACCCTGGGGGTCGGTTTTTGGAGTAAAGTATTTACGCCCGCTTCTTACCGTAAGTCACCGCAGTTCACTTTACGCATAGCTTGATAGTACAAGCGCCTGGTATCAGATAATTAAACTTACTCAAAGTGAAAGCACCTAATTACAGGCAAGCAGATTTACTCGAAACTGAAGCGCCTATTTGAAGGCAATACGACTGGAGTTCTAGAGCGCCTTATTGTAGGCTACTTTGTCAAATGTACACCACCTTTTTCTAACGCAAAAACACGGGTATGTAATTCTTCGACAACGTTCGCATTATTGCGAAATCTTGAGCGATTTGTCAAAACCCTGAAATCCATTTGTTTGTGTcctatatcgacgtaattttgtgGAGGAATAAAACAACTGTGCATGTAGTCTAAAGTTGCTGGGATCAGTAAatcaagaaatgaaaaaatagagTTTTTTGGGATCCTGAGGCCTCGGTTAATCGGAAAATGCTCCTAggaatcgattctgagactTAAGGTTTCTGCAGCccaaaaatagcaaaaaaaaaaaaaaaaattaaggctCAACTCTGACGATATATCCAAGTAATCATACATGATATATGTCAGATGCAGATGAATCGTGCTTCAGCATGTACAATGGGGACGTTCCATGGGGTGGTTTTGTTCTGATAGATCTGCAAGACCCAgtcttcaaatattttccatgtcaatcagaaaatgtaaaatcgaACAAACACTCCTGCGACTTATTgcagaaatggaaaaatgcGATATAGGTCCTGTGGAGGACTCATTATCTTATTTTTGTAAGAAACTGATAGAAACTTTTCCTCACCAGCTTTAGGCAACAGGCTTTCAGAGTTTGACTTCGGCGTCGGTACTGTTGTTTTCGGTACCAAGCTCATGTCAGATATGGCTTCGAGAACATCAGGCTACAGTGTCCTGTGAAATCAGAGGCAGATCTTAGGTTCTTGTATTGTATCTTGTATCTTGTAGACATCGATCTGCGATGAATACCATACGAAATTAAGAAGCTTGTACAGATGATCacctgttttttctttcttgagAAATTCCGCACCATGATATTGAGTATTATCCTCAGATTTTTATGGACACATCACTTATACCTGCCGATCTTAGCAACGGATCCATATCGTCTAACAAGTAATTTGTGTTGGCAGAGTCTTTTACTGTGGTTTTTTGATTCAGTGGAAAACGCATCATAGGATTGTGTATGATGAGGCCATTCGTATCTGTAATGTGATAATTTTAGAACGATTAATtggcaaacaaaaaaaaaaaaaaaaacgaaacgccTGCAATTCAATAAAgcgatgaattttcaaattgtgtTTATTACCCAACGTAACtaaatgtaaaataacaataaccaTCCTAACCTCTTTGTCATTACCAGTGATATGCATATAGTATCAGTGGTCATTACACTGGAATTCCTTCCTAACCTAAGGACGATTAACGAAAAACCGAAGCAAGTTGACAAAAACTAAATCACCGTTGCATACTATTCTGCTATCTTCTGTTAAGTGTCTATCAACTGATCGTTCTActgcattatacatatatgaatgAAACAATTATGGTCTCTGCCGGTATGCGcaatttgtgaatttttactaCTTCCCAGTAAAAAGAAGGTGTCTAGTACTACGCACTGCACACATCACTCAACAGGTGCACTAACAACTTTTAATATATTATCTGTCAGTAAGCGCTAATCCTATTAGCCGGAAAATTGGAGTGAATACATCGTATCGGTATACATAAGGCATACCTATAATGTATACCGATGTGTTTCGCCGACGCCTGTGCCAGGATTCTTAGGCTACTCGGTATTCTGTCACGCGTGTTTGGTTGCCTTACAAAAGTGCGTTAGGTGGATTAAGGCTATTCCAACTAAATGAAACCTACAGTTACAAAATCATATTTCATCAACGAAATTTAGCAACCGATTGCGCATAGTCTAAAGTCGCTCCAACGAACAGGTCAAAAGATGCAGCTAAATcatggaaacttttttttatatttcctCAGTTGCTAGTCCAACGATGtcctagatttttttttttttatttcccgaGGGTCCAAAGCGAAAATATTGTGCACCCGAACCCTGTTACCTccacaaaaaaaatcaagtctAACCCATTTTAATTTACAGTACTTAAATAGAGATTTCACAGTTTCCGAGATCTGAGTACATAGAAAAAAGTAGCTACGGATTCTAGctctccaaaaattacaaGTAAATACGctgtttcttttccttttttttatccaccaTTTACACTTTATTGtacaattatataaaaaaaaaccgtctaTAGCTATTGTACACGTAtatcaaattaaattattaaacattCATAGGGAGGATTGCATTgacattcatttttatacataataaacTTTCTCACCTCGTTATCACAATAAAATCATTTAGCACAAAAAAGTCGTGTTGGATATTGAACGAGCGAGCCTGAATTCAACTGGTTGATACGTATATTGTGGATACcagttgaaaattcaattaaaagcATGATTATGCGAATTTTTCTGCcttgtatattttcaaaattcgttgTATGAGTCAAGCGTGAGTGGAATTTTCTTTGTTCACTGTTTCACGAGTTACGCGCTTGCTCAAAAACACTgtgttataataaatatattccatatcaaattcaatttgcagtaataataaattcaccAAATTTTCGCAGTACCTCATTACAATCAGTAGGAAGCTCTGCAATTAAATCTAATTCACTAatcgaaaatatcatttttagtgCTTATAAAACTGACGTTTACAGAACAATGTAccaatttcgatttttgacGTCAATTTGAATTCTGTTACTAGTATGTGGAGCTTCCATTCTGTTGCAAAGCTTACACTTCAGTATAACAACTATCGCTAAAACATCAGCTGCAGATactaaatataaaattttatgatcctattaataattatttcacaccGGATAGTGCAGACATAATTTTCTGCACATCACTCAAGCAAACGTTTGTTTCCTtaagattaataataattcgtacAAAAACAATATAATTTGTTCGCCttgttctttttctatttttgtctTCTTCTCGATAAAAGTACATTTTtgattacgaaaaaattgttcttacAATTCGAAAAGTAGCCAATCTGTTAGATTGACTGATTTGGTAAAATTGCtgttaattttattgtgaTTTCTTAAAATGAAGACCTTAAATACAATTAATCTTTACACTAACCATAACAGTAATGTTTCCCTGAACAGAATTGCGTGCGGCCttcgttttattcaataaattgtACTATATATTATCTCTTTGTTCACAGAAAATCTGCAATTACGCAGGCACAGATTATTGATCTCCAGCAGAAAATTCTCGTGTCTgatcaagaaaataaaactaaaccTCGATGTATTCAAATACAGGCAATGATAGACGCAAATTATGCTTTGAAGACACTGTTGGACATTGCAGCTGATAATAACTGAAGCCACTATGCCAAAACCTATCGATACGGTGAATTTATGGAAGAGTGTGATTCTcgtcgtataaaaaattggcaaataGATCTCTAGTACGAGGAGCAGATTTTTGAATAGCTGCGCATATTCATTCCGAATAGAAGCGCAAAAAAGCAGGTGCAGAATCAACGAAATGAAGCGTATCTTGGAACGGTAAGAAACAAATATTCGAAATGGAAAATCTCGAACATTACAAAGACTATCCATTCACAGATGGCGATGCAACAGAAAATgggtttaaataaaaatttggagtCGTCCAAAACGCTTCTGTTTACTCGGATTAGCAAGGTCCCGGACTCGCATCAGAATCTCGTTCAAATGGTGGTATGGCAGCTTCAAAGCGATCATCAGGCCAAGATATAAAATATGCTTGTAAAACCAAGTACCAGACTCGATTATACACTTGCTGGAAAGATTTTGCAACAAAGAGCATGAAAATATTAGATAAAATATCCTGTTCTCAGATATTTGCATTGAAAACGCTGAGGAATCATTCGAGAAACGAGTAGAAAAAATGTACCATCACCCAGGTCAGAAAGATGAAAACTCCAAGATAGaatcataaaaatgtacgaCATACTCTTCATCATTGAGAATGCAGAAGATGCTCATTTAGAGATAAGCACGTGATTTGATTGACtcaatgaaatattattaataattctgGAAATTAGTCATTTGTATTATCACTTCCATGACCGTATCTTCTAATTTTTGATAGATTCtaagtaatttttctttccagtGTCTTCTGCAGATATATCTGCAATTTCGTTCCGTTCTgtagtttttcaaatgataCTTTCAACTATATTGAAAATACTCAAagtgatgataaaaaatgggTATTAACATGAAAGTGTCCGATGACTAACGCCTATAAAACACACTGTAAGAATACAaagtaatttatataattcagGGTGAAAGATTACGTAGCTGGTTATTACGATTACGTATACAGGGCAAGAGTATCAAGTTTTAATGTTTGAATGCCGACCACCCCCTATGCTTAACAATGCACGCAcaaattcaatgattttgaaCCAATTTGCGTTCACTCGCAATTTTCAATGGAAACggtttttaatataaattgtgactgcaaaatgtttttttttttttgttgacaGAATCGAACACAACACCGAATTTGATTCTACTTGCGTAATTTATGTAACTTATACATTCAATACAAGTTTACTATTTCTTATTCAACATAACGCcaagagatattttttaattaaaatgaagAACGTTACAACGATTCATCTATAGATGTGCACATTGTGCATATGAATCTCAAGAATTGCCATgttaaaatgttaaaaacaTATTACTTTCAAGTAATCGAGagttatgtatatatacattctAAGCATGCCTGAAGTTGATTGCACATTCTGTACGAGTGttcccaatttttcaaaatattcaaattgaataGTGATTTGGAGCAATCAAATGGGCAATGTTGTTCTTATCAAGTaggttttattttatatttaaataaaatctaaaaattatGATCCCGTGTTGGTTATTGATAATCTAATATACTACATGTATCAGATCACTATCCAGTAATTAACTTCagtgaatataaataattggcTAAGTTGTGGAGACTGTCCACTTTTATCACAgtcacaaaaaatttcatcgtgCTGGCATTAGCTGTttagtatattatattttcattgattctTTCACCACTGTGAATTATAGATCACTAATCacttttactttcatttccaGTCGCATTCATCGTAATAATTATCGAGAAATTTTGCAATGTTAAATCACGAACATGGATAgttcaatattatatatttgaattgtTCGGTTCACGAATAATTCTTGACGATAACCAAGTAGCTCATAATAGAGTATCTTCTTGAATTGTCGGCAACTTGTTGAAGCAATATgattgtatttgaaaattctcttcaGACTTACCATGAGAATCTTAAAAAACAGAAGGTACATCAGGAAGTACCCCCTgatatttactttttcttacTCAAGAGTTAATGGGCTGACTGAATTGAGCAGCTAGGCGACGTTTTCCGGATATCACTGGAATAAAATGAATGCTATTTCCACAAAGTCGATATTTATCAGTTGATACAGAAAGTTTCAAACTTACGTTGTTGTTTTGCGGGAGTAATCCGACCTTTTCCTAAAGCTTCAGAGCTGTCAGTTTCACTCGTTTGAGATTTACCAGGCTGGTCTTCAAGACTATTGCCATCAGTTCGGAAATCGTTATTTCTCCTCAATTCGATAACTTCAACAAGAGCACTCTTCTTAGGAGTCAAAGAAAGTGACGGAAATGGTAGCTCCGAAGGATGAGGTGCAATGACCGGGCTGCGAGAAGAATAGTACGGCGATGTACGAGGGTTCAACGGATTAGCTGCAGCCGGCAGAAGATTCTTTGCCGGAGATAGCAGATTAGAAGTACTCTCATCAGAGGTCATTTGATCCCAGTGAGGCAAGGTGAGAGCCGGAACCTAGAATCCAAGTTTGCAAAACATGTGTGAAAATATAGTCAAGATAAAAATACGATCGCATGATGGAGCAAACTTACAACAACAATTGCAGACTGATCGCGTTGAGAATACTTGTAATTTGGAGGGCTTGCCCACACGGCAGAGTTCCAAAATCTTTGCTTATTGTCATTCTCACCCTGTAATGTTGGAGGTAGGCtttgaaaattgcaataaaaGTGGATTTCAAAGAATATAGGATCTTTGAaggtttaaattttaattgatataGAAATAAATTGCTAACCGAATTTACATCGTTAGGAGAATCAGGCTTAGGTGGCGGTGGAAGCTCTTGATTTCCTGGTGAAGTGCGAATTAGactttgaagaaatttatcaTCTTTCCTCTCAATGGCGGACCATTTATGCGATTGCTCTGCTTCTGATTCAGGCACCGCTGACCACTGTGTATCGTTTTTTTGAGACCACTGACTAAGTTCCTTGTGAGACCAATCATGATGGATATTCACAGATGTCGGTGGCCATTTACTGAGCTCCTCTAAATTAAGCGAAGCATTCGATAGGTCCAAACGTCCAGATGTATCACTGTCAAAGGAATCATTGCTGGACTCTGTATTCTTATTCGGTGATGTGACCGAATATGTTGAAGGTAACGGGAAGCCAACAGCTGTTTAACAAAATCGGAAATGgattttattgttatatttagGTATACATGCAACTAAGCACTATGACATAACagtttacaagaaaaaaaaaggctgaAAGCTATTGGAAGAACTTTGATTGTATACTCACTGGCAAGTTTCTTATTCAGATATAAAGTTTTCCTTCGGTGTTTTGGTTCTTTGAGGATTACAGTACATTTGAGAGCTTGTAAAAGTGCAGTGAGTGTTGAAAATCCAAATTGGGCAACTTGACATGCCGAACCTATGATACTAAGATATGCGTTCTCAAATTGAGACAAGGGAAGTACACCACCATAGTTCATTAAAACTTTGTATAGATTGCACGCAAATGACTGTAGCGGAGTTAATTCTATCATTTGCTTGCCATTAACACTTGAGAACTGAAATTCAGAATATATAAAGAAttaaataaaggtaaaaaagGGCTTGTTCGTCAATAGAATTGAATTTCTGAATttcgtaaataataattattacctcAACGACGTCGGAAAGATCCCTTTGGAGCCCGCCTAAGTCACAGGCTGATGCATAATACCGAATGAAATGAGACTGAAACTCTGGGACTGAAAGACAGCGTTGTGGCTGATCCATGAGTACTCTACGACACTGTAGAGCCAAAACTTGCAACCTCGATTTATCCACTGACGTGACAACCGGACCTGTCGCTGTTTGTGATATCTATGAGAAAAAACCTGTGTCTTTACCATTTGAAACAGATATGGATAAGGTTTGTCAATAACGTCGTTTGGTTTGAAATTAGTTAAAACAAACCTTGACAGTTTCAAAAAGTTTTCCCATCAGTTGCAATATTGAAGAACAGTTGAATATGTCCGGGCATAAGGCGTAACCAAACTGATGCAAAAATGCTTGACTAATTTCTGCCACTGGCAGAACTCCTTTCGCCCTGCTAACTAACTTGGCTACTTGTTCGCCAAGTACTCGGAGCCCTTCTTTTTCAGTAAGCGAAATACATCGCTCACCTCCACTTGTTTCCtctatttttacaatatgcGGTATGGCTTCAAAGAGTTCAATCAATTTTGTGAAACCGTAATCTGACACACGACACTGATGACCGAAATGGTGATGGTAAGATGGGACAAATTTGTTGAACAACATTCTACACTGTGGAGCGTGACCCAAAAGCTTAACTAcctgtgaaataaaataaccaaataatcaatttagGGGATTACACTGAATTGTTGCCTCAAATCCGTAAATAATCAGTATGTATTAACATTTCTACAGCTCCTCAAAGGGCATCTAATTTTATTGCCATTTCTCTTTGTGCTAGTAGATGGATCCTAAAACTTAGCCAAAAGTCAGGataactttcaaattttacaagaaatgAACTTTCAAATTGAACTTGAAAGTGCATAAGAATTCAGTTTACCGAACTTACTTCGAGAGCAAACTGTTTCGTTCGTTCTATCTCCTCAGCAGTTTGTTCTCTTTTTGGTATGGCAAtcattttatcattattatcgtgGTTCGTTACAACGACTGTATTTTCAGAAACCTCACCGAGAATATCCTCAATCGCACAAACACCATAATCTACGACATCCCACGGTTTggctgtaataaaaatatggtataaatttaattaaattctaaTTTGAACAatcgaattattatataccttATAACCAAGTAACATACCTATTACTCTGGAGTAAACAGATGGAAATTCAGAAAGAGAGACCTGTTTACTAGCTTGGGCTTTCAAAACTCTGAGCAAATCCGAGGTAAACCTACGAACCTGGGCCCGATGTGACAGTGTGACGACTCGTTTGTTTCCATCACCCATCACCTGATATAATGGCATCAATTTTAATACATCAACGACAAATTCCACACACAGAGGGCTGCGAATTCATTAggagagaaatagaaaaatttatttcacctgTACAGTGTGTGTAAGAGCTTCTAAGAGATCTATCAATTTAGTAAAACCGTAATCAGCAACCCTACACTGTCTTCCAAAGTGATGATGATAAGCTGGTATAAAACGATTGAACGGCAATTGACAATGAGGTGCAGTTTTCAGCAGATCAACCAATTCTCGACTGAACAATGCTAGTTGATTCACCAGTGGGGGACTTACGCATTTATTATCTGTTAagtacaaaaatattgtgattGAATGTTGTTCTAAGATTTCAATTTAGACttaaaatcatcaaaaaacGTCTACCTTACCTTCATGACTATCATCATTGTCATTGGTTCCAGCCCATATAAGAAACTTGACTCCTCCTGGACCTTGCTTCAGCTCTATGGAACTTAGACAGGCAACCAAGTGCTCCAAAGGAACTCCGTTTTCAtctacttcaaatttttctgtaaacTCAGCCTCGTAGCACGTTGGCAGACTGAATAAGAGGAATAGTAATTAATCAGAACTTATCACGGTGTAAATGAGCATGATAAAGATAAATCGAGAGCAAAGTtcgatcaatattttcaaagaaacATTATTTTTCGCACCTAAGTAGCGGGAGACTTCCATTGTGCGTTTTTAATAATTGTTGTAGGCGGTCAGTGAGtaatttcagtgaaattttaacatttGGCAATGAAAGCATCTCTTGTTCCGCCCATCCTCTGTCTGACCACGGCTTCTGTGTATGCATAGTACAATACGGCATCTCCAGCTGTACGCCCTCctagaaaagaaacaaaggatacttagaaattgaaatgatagagaaaaaaacaatacatgaTTTATTACGCAAGtcagataaattttcacgCTTCCCCGAAATGATCAATGATACTTAAGACCGGTGAGAACAAAGGCTCTATCACCATCGAAAGTAACTCAGATTCGGCCTCATGTCTGTCATCATGTGCAACATGGTAGAATATAATATTAGTAGTAAAAACAGTATCGATTGAGTTCGGCTTACTGGTGTGGAGTTGCCGAAACATGGAGATGGTGTATTTCGATGATCTGGATTGAGGGAGACCATCCTTCCTCCAGAGTCCTCAGTGACAATGCAAACATCTTTCATTTTGTAGAGCTCGGAAACACTAATTGAGATTACAAATCGTCGTTCGTACATTTCCCGAAATTTAAATAACGGTAACTTGTGTCCAGGAACTTCTTGCAACAACATTACTATCTGGGATCGTACCAGCTGAGGATTAGGGCCACCAGTATGAGCGTATGAAATCAAAATCCGTTTAAAGCCGACCTTGCGACGATGAAGTTGAGAAATGGCATACTGCGCATCTTGTAACGACGGAACCTTCACGCTAGCGGCAAAATTTCCATCAGATTGCATGAAGACAAACACGTGCAAAACCTagaagaataaatgaaatgcTACAATAAAAGACCAGACGAATAAAATACTTAAAGCTGTTGATTCTATGTCAACGACAGGCATAAAGCTATTTCTTACTCGAAAATCGTCGTCATGAGTGACTTACCATTACATGTTCCATAAAGACTGAGGCCAAAATACGTTTCATCTCTTTAGGTTCAATGTTTTGGTCCAAATTGGTTACCTGAAGTTCAATAGGTGTACAGGCTCCGTTCAAGACGCCAAAATTACGGTTGCTTattggattaaaaaaattctgtaacaCACCAATGGATATGTACAGAATGAAGAATCTGCATACATTTGAAAGTGCACAAAACTGTTATACACAATATAATTAGCACAAACCTCAACTTCTTCACTTTCCGGATCATTTTGATGATAAGGCGACAATCGCGACTGCTCATGTTGGCACGAAGACATCAGATGCCCGTCGTAGGGTGATGGAGTTCGACTACTTCGTGGCGGCATTACCTGTTCGTTTAAAGAGTGTTAAGACACgaggttgaaaattattcaagaagatgcgtaaaataaaaataggcAATAATCACTTGTCCGTTCCAGTGAGCATGGTCTCGCGTATATGCCGAAGTCATTGGGGAAGGACTGCGCCGCTTTATGGAGTTGGATTGCAAGTATCCtataatggaaaaatttatgaagCAAATGAACAATTGTATGAAAATGAGTTACTTGCAATACAAATCACTAAGTGAAAGAAAACTGGAGACTATTTTGGGCTTTGTTGATCAAAAAACGTAATTACCATTTCCATTGTAGCTCGGATTGGGAAGATGAAATTGTTGTCGCGCCGGTTTCCAGTCGGGTGGATGTACATAGCTATGAGTTCCTCTTATGCGCCTATACCCTTCTGGTGTACGAACTGAATCGTTATTGGATAATGTGCTTGTATCTCGAGCCTGCGAGATTGAAGCACGCTTACCAAGAACCTTCACATCTTCGTTCTAAAATTTGCATTATCATATTTTGAATacatcacaattttttttgagaaGAATTGAGTTCGAATTCAAATATATTGTATAGGTGTTGATTACGAGAACATAAGCATAGGATATGAGGTGGCTAGTACTTTAAACCGTCACGTAGATATTCAGACAGTTGATCACAGAATTATTAAGAATATAACACTGATCAAACAAgtctgttcattttttttac
It encodes the following:
- the LOC124303550 gene encoding meiosis regulator and mRNA stability factor 1 isoform X2, translating into MEAIHSCSYTISFSNCSISPVIELICEVNLEYQMEVSGFTRHRAISASSDDEIEGLNEQLIRSLSQFKFPPPPNISSVHKTHSLSGTNSDNDTDTLSEQGGSATPPSSKHYGFEYSYLQHGSPVNPQTLPRYLPPIGVFWDIENCQVPKGRSAVAVTQVIRDSFFSGYREAEFIVVCDVKKENNQVVQELNDAQVNLIHVASTCKNAADEKLRQSIRRFADIHGSPAAIILISGDINFAVDLSDLRHRKKIHVILLHKENTSEALILCANEHYNFIELMEPLPSRTVSKLPETYDLLVNNLPKEKDIVAIRRRLKQLSDNCGGKVVAIQSNTATVRFTSADSSIRAQKRMHGEDVFGSKILVRFSEERDEHTSKTQGSNTSQDCTATESESVIGTPGKMYTAGSTLAGARSLPVTPHYHSSSPIIGAYSTWGTIHSSSVNVPPGLIQQTPVFRKNVQSSSEASFNRSLNELPRSHSPFVWQQVGNTQRHGFYWEGQYKNEDVKVLGKRASISQARDTSTLSNNDSVRTPEGYRRIRGTHSYVHPPDWKPARQQFHLPNPSYNGNGYLQSNSIKRRSPSPMTSAYTRDHAHWNGQVMPPRSSRTPSPYDGHLMSSCQHEQSRLSPYHQNDPESEEVENFFNPISNRNFGVLNGACTPIELQVTNLDQNIEPKEMKRILASVFMEHVMVLHVFVFMQSDGNFAASVKVPSLQDAQYAISQLHRRKVGFKRILISYAHTGGPNPQLVRSQIVMLLQEVPGHKLPLFKFREMYERRFVISISVSELYKMKDVCIVTEDSGGRMVSLNPDHRNTPSPCFGNSTPEGVQLEMPYCTMHTQKPWSDRGWAEQEMLSLPNVKISLKLLTDRLQQLLKTHNGSLPLLSLPTCYEAEFTEKFEVDENGVPLEHLVACLSSIELKQGPGGVKFLIWAGTNDNDDSHEDNKCVSPPLVNQLALFSRELVDLLKTAPHCQLPFNRFIPAYHHHFGRQCRVADYGFTKLIDLLEALTHTVQVMGDGNKRVVTLSHRAQVRRFTSDLLRVLKAQASKQVSLSEFPSVYSRVIAKPWDVVDYGVCAIEDILGEVSENTVVVTNHDNNDKMIAIPKREQTAEEIERTKQFALEVVKLLGHAPQCRMLFNKFVPSYHHHFGHQCRVSDYGFTKLIELFEAIPHIVKIEETSGGERCISLTEKEGLRVLGEQVAKLVSRAKGVLPVAEISQAFLHQFGYALCPDIFNCSSILQLMGKLFETVKISQTATGPVVTSVDKSRLQVLALQCRRVLMDQPQRCLSVPEFQSHFIRYYASACDLGGLQRDLSDVVEFSSVNGKQMIELTPLQSFACNLYKVLMNYGGVLPLSQFENAYLSIIGSACQVAQFGFSTLTALLQALKCTVILKEPKHRRKTLYLNKKLATVGFPLPSTYSVTSPNKNTESSNDSFDSDTSGRLDLSNASLNLEELSKWPPTSVNIHHDWSHKELSQWSQKNDTQWSAVPESEAEQSHKWSAIERKDDKFLQSLIRTSPGNQELPPPPKPDSPNDGENDNKQRFWNSAVWASPPNYKYSQRDQSAIVVVPALTLPHWDQMTSDESTSNLLSPAKNLLPAAANPLNPRTSPYYSSRSPVIAPHPSELPFPSLSLTPKKSALVEVIELRRNNDFRTDGNSLEDQPGKSQTSETDSSEALGKGRITPAKQQLISGKRRLAAQFSQPINS